In a genomic window of Leifsonia xyli subsp. cynodontis DSM 46306:
- a CDS encoding YybH family protein, giving the protein MTSAVTDLAALHPAWAERFNAGDLDGMLRLYEHGAVFLPEPGRPVAGSGLRGALQEFIDLGVPVRVTVRHTARVGEIGLIVADWRLDGTRADGESVSMAGSASDVARLHPGHGWRFVIDNAFGTA; this is encoded by the coding sequence TAGCGCTGTGACCGATCTCGCCGCCCTCCACCCTGCTTGGGCCGAGCGCTTCAACGCCGGCGATCTGGACGGGATGCTGCGACTCTACGAGCATGGCGCGGTGTTCCTCCCCGAGCCGGGCCGCCCCGTCGCGGGCAGCGGCCTGCGCGGTGCGTTGCAGGAGTTCATCGACCTTGGCGTTCCCGTCCGAGTGACGGTCCGGCACACGGCGCGCGTCGGAGAGATCGGCCTCATCGTCGCCGATTGGCGGCTCGACGGCACGCGCGCGGACGGGGAGAGCGTGAGCATGGCGGGAAGCGCCTCCGATGTGGCGAGACTCCACCCCGGACACGGCTGGCGATTCGTCATCGACAACGCCTTCGGCACCGCGTGA
- a CDS encoding DNA gyrase/topoisomerase IV subunit A — translation MTPSDDQAPAAERIEDVDVTTEMQGSFLEYAYSVIYSRALPDARDGLKPVQRRILYMMTEMGLRPDRGHVKSARVTGEVMGKLHPHGDSAIYDALVRMAQDFTLRVPLVDGHGNFGSLDDGPAAARYTEARLAAAALALTGDLDEDVVDFVPNYDNQLMQPDVLPAAFPNLLVNGASGIAVGMATNMAPHNLVEVVGAARHLLNNPDATLDDLMAYIPGPDLPSGGTIAGLSGVRDAYATGRGSFRMRAKVGVEPITARKNGLVVTELPYGVGPERVIEKIKDGVNAKKLNGISDVTDLSDRKHGLRLIIGVKTGFSPEAVLEQLYRHTPLEEGFSINSVALVEGGPQTLGLRELLSVYLGHRIRVVTRRSEFRLARRKERLHLVEGLLVAILDIDEVIQVIRTSDDTDQARSRLMQVFDLSTLQADYILELRLRRLTRFSRIELEAERDQLRAEIAELEALLASRTLINALVSDELEQVAATFGTPRRTLLTEAKPSIASASRGKAATAQLEVADVPCRVFLSTTGRILRVDAGAEQDAGLDRIQPPVRRSKHDAVLSRLDTTNRSEIGAVTNRGRLLRFSPVDLPAAPPNSIQLGAGVRVDDYLALADKKERVLALVSLDSPNPIALGTRQGVVKRVAPGDWASKPEFEIIGLKAGDEVVGAVHTEDTDELVFVASDSQLLRFPAASVRPQGRAAGGMAGIALAPGARVIFFGAISATEKDTAVVVTVAVSDQTLPGSDPGSGKVSDFAEFPAKGRATGGVRSQRFLKGETELALAWTGPAPALAVASDGAVRALPESGARRDGSGAPLDTVVGSLGRQIS, via the coding sequence ACGCCCGCGACGGGCTGAAGCCCGTGCAGCGCCGCATCCTGTACATGATGACCGAGATGGGTCTGCGGCCCGACCGCGGTCATGTGAAGTCGGCGCGTGTCACCGGCGAGGTCATGGGCAAACTGCACCCGCACGGCGACAGCGCGATCTACGACGCGCTGGTGAGGATGGCGCAGGACTTCACCCTCCGCGTCCCCCTGGTCGACGGCCACGGCAACTTCGGCTCGCTGGACGACGGTCCCGCCGCCGCGCGCTACACCGAAGCCCGCCTCGCCGCCGCCGCCCTCGCGCTGACCGGGGACCTGGACGAAGACGTGGTCGATTTCGTCCCCAACTACGACAACCAACTCATGCAGCCGGATGTGCTGCCCGCGGCCTTCCCGAACCTCCTCGTCAACGGCGCCAGCGGGATCGCGGTCGGAATGGCCACCAACATGGCACCGCACAACCTCGTGGAAGTCGTTGGAGCCGCCCGGCACCTGCTCAACAACCCGGACGCGACGCTGGACGACCTGATGGCCTACATCCCCGGCCCCGACCTCCCGAGCGGCGGCACCATCGCCGGCCTCTCCGGCGTCCGCGACGCCTACGCGACGGGACGGGGCAGCTTCCGGATGCGGGCCAAAGTCGGCGTCGAGCCGATCACCGCCCGCAAGAACGGCCTCGTCGTGACCGAGCTGCCCTATGGGGTCGGCCCGGAGCGCGTGATCGAGAAGATCAAAGACGGCGTCAATGCCAAGAAGCTGAACGGCATCTCGGACGTCACCGACCTCTCCGACCGCAAACACGGACTGCGCCTCATCATTGGCGTCAAGACCGGCTTCAGCCCGGAAGCGGTGCTGGAACAGCTCTACCGGCACACCCCGCTGGAGGAGGGCTTCTCGATCAACAGTGTCGCCCTCGTCGAGGGCGGGCCGCAGACGCTCGGCCTGCGGGAGCTCCTCAGCGTGTATCTCGGCCACCGCATCCGCGTGGTCACCCGCCGTTCGGAGTTCCGCCTCGCCCGGCGGAAAGAGCGCCTGCACCTGGTCGAAGGCCTCCTCGTCGCCATCCTGGACATCGACGAGGTCATCCAGGTGATCCGCACCTCGGACGACACCGATCAGGCCCGCAGCCGCCTCATGCAGGTTTTCGACCTCAGCACACTGCAGGCCGACTACATCCTCGAACTGCGCCTGCGCCGCCTCACCCGGTTCTCCCGCATCGAGCTGGAAGCCGAACGCGACCAGCTCCGGGCCGAGATCGCGGAGCTGGAAGCCCTGCTCGCCAGCCGCACCCTCATCAACGCGCTCGTCTCGGACGAGCTGGAGCAGGTCGCCGCGACGTTCGGGACACCGCGCCGCACACTGCTCACCGAGGCGAAGCCGTCGATCGCGAGCGCGTCGCGCGGCAAAGCGGCGACGGCACAGCTGGAGGTCGCGGACGTGCCCTGCCGGGTGTTCCTCTCGACCACCGGGCGCATCCTGCGGGTGGACGCCGGAGCGGAGCAAGACGCCGGACTCGACCGCATCCAGCCTCCGGTGCGCCGCAGCAAGCACGACGCCGTCCTCTCCCGCCTGGACACCACCAACCGCAGCGAGATCGGAGCGGTCACGAACCGGGGACGGCTCCTGCGCTTCTCCCCCGTCGACCTGCCGGCCGCCCCGCCGAACTCCATTCAGCTCGGCGCCGGGGTGAGAGTGGACGACTACCTGGCGCTCGCGGACAAAAAGGAACGCGTTCTCGCCCTCGTCTCCCTCGACTCCCCAAACCCGATCGCGCTCGGCACCCGTCAAGGCGTCGTGAAGCGCGTCGCGCCGGGCGACTGGGCCAGCAAACCCGAATTCGAGATCATCGGCCTGAAGGCTGGCGACGAAGTCGTCGGCGCCGTACACACCGAGGACACCGACGAGCTCGTCTTCGTCGCGAGCGACAGCCAGCTCCTCCGCTTCCCGGCGGCCTCGGTCCGGCCACAGGGCCGCGCCGCCGGCGGCATGGCCGGTATCGCTCTCGCGCCCGGCGCCCGCGTCATCTTCTTCGGCGCAATCAGCGCGACGGAGAAAGACACAGCCGTCGTCGTCACCGTCGCCGTCAGCGACCAGACCCTCCCCGGCTCCGACCCCGGCAGCGGCAAGGTCAGCGACTTCGCCGAGTTCCCGGCCAAGGGCCGCGCCACCGGAGGCGTCCGCTCGCAGCGCTTCCTCAAGGGCGAGACCGAGCTCGCGCTCGCCTGGACCGGCCCCGCCCCCGCCCTCGCGGTCGCCTCCGACGGAGCCGTCCGAGCCCTCCCCGAGAGCGGCGCACGCCGCGATGGCTCGGGCGCCCCCCTCGACACGGTCGTCGGCTCCCTCGGCCGCCAGATCTCCTGA
- a CDS encoding alanine racemase, producing the protein MTIVDAMAEPLPRAVIDLAALRRNVAQLTRLIAPAETMLAVKADAYGHGLLPIAEAGVEAGATSLAVLEIPAGLVLRRAGVTVPLLAWLHGAGTDWRAGIENDIDLGISSLWQLDAIAAAAADRPAIVHLKVDTGLSRNGATREEWPALVDAALALQGAGVVRVRAAWSHLADTSIADDEAALAEFLDAVAEAEARGARFEILHLAASSAGIRMPEARFALVRFGIAAYGFSPFDDTTGAELGLKPVMRLEAPVTAAHLGGNAHVRVGIGFGDGVPTLGLARTSVQLGGRRCPVIAVEADSMLVDAGDQRVEPGDTAILFGPGESGEATAEEYAEWAGTIADEMVTGVAARVPRVYVDGDAEWGRLPSHG; encoded by the coding sequence ATGACCATCGTGGACGCCATGGCCGAACCGCTCCCCCGCGCCGTCATCGACCTGGCCGCCCTCCGCCGCAATGTGGCGCAGCTCACCCGGCTGATCGCGCCCGCCGAGACCATGCTGGCGGTCAAGGCCGACGCTTACGGGCACGGCCTGCTGCCGATCGCGGAAGCCGGCGTGGAGGCGGGCGCCACCTCGCTCGCCGTCCTCGAGATCCCCGCCGGGCTGGTGCTGCGCCGGGCGGGGGTGACCGTTCCCCTGCTCGCCTGGCTGCACGGCGCCGGGACCGACTGGCGCGCGGGCATCGAGAACGACATCGACCTCGGCATCTCGAGCCTCTGGCAGCTGGACGCCATCGCGGCCGCCGCCGCGGACCGGCCCGCGATCGTCCACCTGAAAGTGGACACCGGGCTCAGCCGCAACGGCGCGACCCGCGAGGAGTGGCCGGCGCTGGTCGATGCCGCGCTGGCTCTGCAAGGGGCCGGTGTCGTCCGCGTCCGCGCCGCCTGGTCCCACCTGGCCGACACGTCGATCGCCGACGACGAGGCGGCGCTCGCGGAGTTCCTGGACGCAGTCGCCGAGGCCGAAGCCCGGGGCGCGCGATTCGAGATCCTGCACCTGGCCGCGAGCTCGGCCGGAATCCGCATGCCGGAGGCCCGCTTCGCCCTGGTGCGCTTCGGCATCGCCGCCTACGGCTTCTCCCCGTTCGACGACACGACCGGCGCGGAGCTCGGCCTGAAGCCGGTCATGCGCCTCGAGGCCCCGGTCACCGCCGCACACCTCGGCGGCAACGCACACGTCCGCGTCGGCATCGGCTTCGGCGACGGCGTCCCCACGCTCGGCCTCGCCCGGACCTCGGTCCAGCTGGGCGGGCGCCGCTGCCCCGTGATCGCCGTCGAAGCGGACTCGATGCTGGTGGATGCCGGAGACCAGCGCGTCGAACCGGGCGACACCGCCATCCTGTTCGGCCCGGGCGAGAGTGGCGAGGCCACCGCGGAGGAATACGCAGAGTGGGCCGGGACGATCGCCGACGAGATGGTCACCGGCGTCGCGGCGCGCGTCCCGCGGGTCTACGTGGACGGCGACGCCGAGTGGGGCCGCCTCCCCTCACACGGCTGA
- a CDS encoding DNA gyrase/topoisomerase IV subunit B: MASSDYSARHLSVLEGLEAVRKRPGMYIGSTDSRGLMHCLWEIIDNSVDEALAGHGSSIDVVLHPDSSVEVRDRARGIPVDVEPKTGLTGVEVVFTKLHAGGKFGTGSYAASGGLHGVGASVVNALSERLDVEVDRDGKTWAMSFHRGEPGVFEDGAAAPGPDAPFTPFVSGSELRVVGRVAKGATGTRIRYWADRQIFTKGAEFSVDDLIGRARQTAFLVPGLAIAIDDKRSAEGGSTTFKYDGGLSEFADFLAPDSPITETWRLTGEGAFTETVPVLSDSGAMVPTELKRECHVDIALRWGTGYDTVMRSFVNIIATPKGGSHQAGFDQGLLKFLRQQVELNARRLKAGTDKLEKDDVMAGLTAVLTVRLPEPQFEGQTKEVLGTPAVRAIVAGVVQKSLSERFGSSKRDDKTQSALVLDKVVAEMKSRISARAHKETQRRKNALETSSLPAKLVDCRSSDVANSELFIVEGDSALGTARRARDSEYQALLPIRGKILNVQKASVSDMLSNAECAAIIQVIGAGSGRTFDIASARYGKVIIMSDADVDGAHIRTLLLTLFFRYMRPMIEEGRVFAAVPPLHRVVVVNPGSKPNETVYTYSEAELQAVLGDLKKRGRKYQEPIQRYKGLGEMDADQLATTTMDRGHRTLRRVRVPDAEGANRVFELLMGNDVAPRKEFIIAGADDLSRARIDA; encoded by the coding sequence GTGGCGAGCTCGGACTATTCGGCCAGGCATCTCTCGGTCCTGGAGGGACTGGAAGCAGTACGCAAGCGCCCCGGCATGTACATCGGCTCGACCGATTCGCGCGGCCTCATGCACTGCCTCTGGGAGATCATCGACAACTCGGTCGATGAGGCGCTGGCCGGGCACGGCTCGTCGATCGACGTCGTGCTGCATCCCGACAGCAGCGTCGAAGTGCGCGACAGGGCCCGCGGCATCCCGGTGGATGTGGAGCCCAAGACGGGTCTCACCGGCGTCGAAGTCGTCTTCACGAAACTGCACGCGGGAGGCAAGTTCGGCACCGGCTCCTATGCGGCTTCTGGCGGTCTGCACGGCGTCGGCGCTTCGGTCGTGAACGCGCTGTCGGAACGGCTGGACGTCGAGGTCGACCGCGACGGAAAGACCTGGGCGATGTCGTTCCACCGCGGCGAACCGGGCGTCTTCGAGGATGGTGCGGCGGCTCCCGGGCCGGATGCGCCCTTCACGCCGTTCGTCTCGGGAAGCGAGCTGCGGGTCGTGGGTAGGGTCGCGAAAGGTGCGACCGGGACGCGCATCCGCTATTGGGCCGACCGGCAGATCTTCACGAAGGGCGCCGAGTTCTCGGTGGACGATCTGATCGGCCGCGCACGGCAGACTGCGTTCCTGGTCCCCGGGCTCGCGATCGCGATCGACGACAAGCGCAGTGCCGAGGGCGGCAGCACGACCTTCAAGTACGACGGCGGCCTCTCCGAGTTCGCGGACTTCCTCGCGCCGGACAGCCCGATCACCGAGACCTGGCGGCTCACCGGCGAGGGCGCTTTCACCGAGACCGTTCCGGTCCTCTCCGACAGCGGCGCGATGGTCCCGACCGAGCTGAAGCGGGAGTGTCACGTCGACATCGCCCTGCGCTGGGGCACCGGCTACGACACGGTGATGCGCTCGTTCGTGAACATCATCGCCACGCCCAAAGGCGGCAGCCACCAGGCCGGCTTCGACCAGGGGCTGCTCAAGTTCCTCCGTCAGCAGGTGGAGCTGAACGCCCGGCGGCTCAAGGCGGGCACCGACAAACTCGAGAAGGACGATGTGATGGCCGGTCTCACCGCCGTTCTGACCGTCCGCCTGCCCGAGCCGCAGTTCGAGGGGCAGACCAAGGAGGTGCTCGGGACGCCGGCTGTCCGCGCGATCGTCGCGGGCGTCGTCCAGAAGTCTCTTTCCGAGCGGTTCGGCTCCTCCAAACGGGACGACAAGACGCAGTCGGCGCTCGTGCTGGACAAGGTGGTGGCGGAGATGAAGTCGCGCATCTCGGCGCGCGCCCACAAGGAGACGCAACGCCGCAAGAACGCGCTGGAGACCTCGTCGCTGCCGGCGAAGCTCGTGGACTGCCGTTCGAGCGATGTGGCGAACAGCGAGTTGTTCATCGTCGAGGGCGACTCGGCGCTCGGCACCGCCCGGCGGGCGCGCGACAGCGAATACCAGGCCCTGCTGCCGATCCGCGGCAAGATCCTCAACGTGCAGAAAGCGTCCGTCTCGGACATGCTCTCGAACGCCGAGTGCGCCGCCATCATCCAGGTCATCGGCGCCGGTTCCGGCCGGACCTTCGACATCGCTTCCGCACGGTACGGCAAGGTCATCATCATGTCGGACGCGGATGTGGACGGCGCCCACATCCGAACTTTGCTGCTGACGCTGTTCTTCCGTTACATGCGGCCCATGATCGAGGAGGGCCGCGTGTTCGCCGCGGTTCCCCCGCTGCACCGGGTGGTCGTCGTGAACCCCGGTTCGAAGCCGAACGAGACGGTCTACACGTACTCAGAGGCGGAGTTGCAGGCTGTGCTGGGCGACCTGAAGAAGCGCGGCAGGAAGTACCAGGAACCTATTCAGCGCTACAAGGGACTCGGCGAGATGGATGCGGACCAGCTGGCCACCACCACGATGGATCGCGGGCACCGCACACTCCGCCGGGTGCGGGTCCCCGACGCCGAGGGGGCGAACCGCGTGTTCGAGCTCCTCATGGGCAACGATGTCGCCCCGCGCAAAGAGTTCATCATCGCCGGAGCCGACGATCTGAGCCGCGCCCGCATCGACGCGTAA
- a CDS encoding alanine racemase, producing the protein MTPAPGVRRHAHIDLDAIVANAISSGRPLANSTADLRVDAYGHGLIPVARVLSSAGTGGFLVSRIEDAATLADDGVSGRVLVDSPAGDAGALLGPELFGLDPQQASRPALRLVGEIVAVKRVGARRGVSYGYTYRTERPSTLVLVALGYADGLLRVASNRGPVQVGTVRGRVSGRIAMDQFVVDIGDADALPGDPVVVFGDPGRGEPTVLDWADALGVAAPVITSRLGRRIERRYA; encoded by the coding sequence ATGACACCGGCCCCCGGCGTGCGCCGGCACGCGCACATCGATCTCGACGCCATCGTCGCCAACGCGATCTCCAGCGGGCGACCGCTCGCCAATTCCACCGCCGACCTCAGAGTCGACGCGTACGGCCACGGGCTCATTCCCGTGGCGCGTGTACTGTCGTCGGCCGGCACCGGCGGTTTTCTGGTTTCCCGCATCGAGGACGCTGCGACGCTGGCCGACGACGGTGTGTCGGGACGCGTCCTGGTCGATTCCCCCGCGGGCGACGCCGGCGCGCTGCTCGGACCGGAGCTGTTCGGTCTCGATCCGCAGCAGGCCTCCCGCCCCGCGCTGCGCCTGGTCGGGGAGATCGTCGCCGTCAAGCGGGTCGGCGCGCGCCGCGGGGTGTCCTACGGCTACACCTACCGCACCGAGCGCCCGAGCACCCTGGTCCTGGTGGCGCTCGGGTACGCGGACGGCCTCCTGCGCGTCGCCTCGAACAGGGGTCCCGTTCAGGTCGGAACCGTCCGGGGGCGCGTGAGCGGACGCATCGCGATGGATCAGTTCGTGGTCGACATCGGGGACGCCGACGCGCTCCCCGGCGACCCGGTCGTGGTCTTCGGCGACCCGGGCCGCGGCGAGCCCACCGTCCTCGACTGGGCGGACGCCCTGGGCGTCGCCGCCCCCGTGATCACCAGCCGGCTCGGCCGGCGCATCGAGAGGCGTTACGCATGA
- a CDS encoding DUF7455 domain-containing protein, which produces MSTITSENGAVDEIAPGPQITAADRCDSCGAQAYIRVEVKNGELLFCAHHGKKHQEKLSQIAHSWHDETARLFEEQRA; this is translated from the coding sequence ATGTCGACGATCACCTCGGAGAATGGTGCGGTTGACGAGATCGCACCGGGGCCACAGATCACGGCCGCCGACCGCTGCGACAGCTGCGGAGCGCAGGCGTACATCCGTGTCGAGGTCAAGAACGGCGAGCTCCTCTTCTGCGCCCACCACGGCAAGAAGCACCAGGAGAAGCTGTCCCAGATCGCGCACAGCTGGCACGACGAGACGGCGCGGCTCTTCGAAGAGCAGCGCGCCTGA